A region from the Candidatus Thiothrix putei genome encodes:
- the smc gene encoding chromosome segregation protein SMC: MRLSKIRIAGFKSFVDPVTLDLRSNLTGILGPNGCGKSNTIDAVRWVMGESSAKHLRGASMEDVIFNGSSSRKPVGLASVELVFDNSDGTLGGEYAQYAEISIKRQVSRDGDSKYFLNSTKCRRRDITDIFLGTGLGPRSYAIIEQGMISRLIEAKPEELRNTLEEAAGISRYKERRRETETRIAHTRENLERLSDLRDELEKQLERLDKQAKAAQRFRELRDQERQLEASVLLLQWQSLKADSEQRLHDLSQRSTEYQAHLAQMHHLDATVTELREHYTDANETLNAVQGEYYQAGATIARIEQSIQHQHDIQRRQQDALRTAEHGIEETLRHATEDRAKLTACEQALANLIPQEVELSAQLSLTEEHLAEAEDQLNDWQEHWHTLQQRIADPTRQAQVEKARMEQLERQLSQTNQRLERLHQEASNLAPDRFVEDLHLLEAQREATAEALAFAEEQLASITLSLSQQQQEQREVQSQLDRQRSRHQALQGRLASLETLQQSGLDKTNKARQQWLQDKGLAKAPRIAEILKIKHGWETAFETVLSHDLDAICIDELWMIEQDDASKVGLTLLETASHTLAPSPQSPVYLASKLHAPEAARTLIAGIRCAESLREALSKRHGLASGETIVTRDGFWLGSNWLRSHRQQDAHSGILQRQQEIDTLHEQLTQLETELSTWQTRAEASRTNIGALEHQREQTQTDVNHLHRSESEQRNRVHTLQQRIEQLSSRRQQIDAERTELSAQQQQQEAEHERATEQRNAALALLETLQTERDHLANTREDLQHTVSHARRTQRDQQTAIQDLRLHIETNRTQRDNSQQQLERISSRLELLEQQRDALLEQLHLQDDPVAELETEREIALTQRAEVEYRLTQARQRLQTVEADIRQQDGARLQAERLAEASRTALEQRKLEWQSIQVREQTIAEQFAKTEFDATTLQAELPRDATPASFLQSLETIQRSIQRLGAINLAAIDEFREQQERKHYLDQQNADLVAALETLETAIRKIDRETRTRFKETFDKVNSRLSEMFPRLFGGGECYLEMTGDDLLTTGVAIMARPPGKRISTIYLMSGGEKALTAVALVFAIFELNPAPFCMLDEVDAPLDEANVGRFCELVRHMSEQVQFIFITHNKTTMELAENLIGVTMRESGVSRLVTVDMAEAIKLANS, from the coding sequence GTGCGCCTGAGCAAAATCCGTATTGCTGGATTCAAAAGTTTCGTTGACCCCGTAACACTGGATTTACGTAGCAACCTCACGGGTATTCTCGGCCCCAACGGCTGTGGCAAGTCCAATACCATTGATGCGGTACGTTGGGTGATGGGTGAATCATCCGCCAAACACCTGCGCGGCGCGTCCATGGAAGACGTGATTTTCAACGGCTCATCCTCCCGCAAACCGGTGGGTTTAGCCTCAGTAGAATTGGTATTTGACAACAGTGATGGCACTCTCGGCGGTGAATATGCCCAATACGCTGAAATTTCTATTAAACGCCAAGTCAGCCGTGACGGTGATTCCAAATACTTTCTTAACAGCACCAAATGCCGCCGCCGCGACATTACCGATATTTTTCTCGGCACCGGTTTAGGGCCTCGCAGCTACGCCATCATCGAGCAAGGCATGATTTCGCGCCTGATCGAAGCCAAACCCGAAGAGTTGCGCAATACCCTCGAAGAAGCTGCCGGTATTTCCCGCTACAAAGAACGCCGCCGCGAAACCGAAACCCGCATCGCCCATACCCGCGAAAACTTGGAACGCCTCTCTGACTTACGCGACGAATTAGAAAAACAACTCGAACGTCTCGATAAACAAGCCAAAGCCGCACAACGTTTCCGCGAATTACGTGACCAAGAACGCCAACTCGAAGCCAGCGTGTTACTCCTGCAATGGCAAAGCCTTAAAGCCGATAGCGAACAACGCTTGCATGACTTGAGTCAACGCTCCACTGAATACCAAGCGCACCTCGCGCAAATGCACCATCTCGATGCTACCGTTACTGAGTTACGTGAACACTATACCGATGCCAACGAAACCCTCAATGCGGTACAAGGCGAGTATTACCAAGCAGGAGCAACCATTGCGCGTATTGAACAAAGCATCCAACACCAACATGATATTCAACGCCGTCAACAAGACGCTTTGCGCACTGCCGAACACGGCATCGAAGAAACACTACGCCATGCAACGGAAGACCGTGCCAAACTCACCGCTTGCGAACAAGCTCTCGCCAATCTGATACCGCAAGAAGTTGAGTTAAGCGCACAACTCTCCCTAACGGAAGAGCACCTCGCCGAAGCCGAAGACCAACTCAACGACTGGCAAGAACACTGGCACACCCTCCAGCAGCGCATCGCCGACCCCACACGCCAAGCGCAAGTCGAAAAAGCTCGCATGGAACAACTAGAACGCCAACTGAGCCAAACCAACCAGCGCCTTGAACGCTTACACCAAGAAGCCAGCAATCTTGCCCCCGACCGTTTTGTCGAGGATTTACACCTACTCGAAGCCCAGCGTGAGGCTACGGCTGAAGCACTTGCATTTGCCGAAGAACAACTTGCCAGTATTACCCTGAGTCTCAGTCAGCAACAGCAAGAACAACGCGAAGTACAGAGCCAGCTTGACAGGCAACGCTCTCGCCACCAAGCATTGCAGGGGCGCTTAGCCTCTTTGGAAACCTTGCAACAATCAGGACTCGACAAAACCAACAAGGCACGTCAACAGTGGTTACAAGACAAAGGCTTAGCCAAAGCCCCACGCATTGCTGAGATACTCAAAATCAAACATGGCTGGGAAACTGCCTTTGAAACCGTGCTCAGTCATGACCTTGATGCCATTTGCATCGACGAATTGTGGATGATAGAGCAAGACGACGCATCAAAAGTCGGGCTGACACTCTTGGAAACGGCATCCCATACACTTGCACCTTCGCCGCAATCACCGGTATACCTTGCCAGTAAACTCCACGCCCCCGAAGCGGCCCGGACGCTGATTGCCGGTATCCGTTGTGCCGAAAGCTTGCGGGAAGCCTTATCAAAACGCCACGGCCTTGCCTCTGGCGAAACCATTGTTACCCGCGACGGTTTCTGGCTTGGTTCCAACTGGCTACGTAGCCACCGCCAACAAGATGCCCACAGTGGTATTTTGCAACGCCAGCAAGAAATTGACACCTTGCATGAGCAACTCACCCAACTGGAAACCGAACTCAGCACTTGGCAAACCCGTGCCGAAGCATCACGCACCAACATTGGTGCACTAGAACATCAACGTGAACAAACACAAACCGATGTCAACCACTTGCACCGCAGCGAATCCGAGCAGCGCAACCGCGTACACACCCTGCAACAACGCATTGAACAACTGAGTAGCCGCCGTCAGCAAATTGATGCCGAGCGCACAGAACTCAGCGCCCAACAGCAGCAACAAGAAGCCGAACACGAACGCGCGACTGAGCAACGCAATGCCGCTTTAGCACTGCTAGAAACCTTACAAACTGAACGTGACCACCTTGCAAACACCCGCGAAGACCTGCAACACACCGTCAGCCATGCCCGTCGCACCCAACGTGACCAACAAACGGCTATTCAAGACCTACGCTTGCACATTGAAACCAATCGCACCCAACGCGACAATAGCCAGCAGCAACTCGAACGCATCAGTAGTCGCCTTGAATTGCTGGAACAACAACGCGATGCCTTATTAGAACAACTGCATTTACAAGACGACCCCGTTGCAGAGTTGGAAACCGAACGTGAAATCGCCCTCACCCAACGCGCTGAAGTCGAGTACCGCCTGACTCAAGCCCGCCAGCGTTTACAAACCGTAGAAGCCGATATTCGCCAACAGGATGGCGCACGTTTACAAGCAGAACGGCTTGCCGAAGCCTCCCGCACTGCCTTAGAACAACGTAAACTGGAATGGCAAAGCATTCAGGTGCGCGAACAAACCATTGCGGAACAATTTGCCAAAACGGAGTTTGATGCGACTACCCTTCAAGCTGAACTCCCCAGAGATGCCACACCGGCAAGTTTCCTGCAATCACTGGAAACCATCCAACGCAGCATCCAACGTCTCGGCGCGATCAACCTTGCGGCGATTGACGAATTCCGCGAGCAACAAGAACGCAAACACTACTTAGATCAACAAAATGCTGATTTAGTCGCCGCGTTAGAGACATTGGAAACCGCTATCCGTAAAATCGACCGCGAAACACGTACCCGTTTCAAGGAAACCTTTGATAAAGTAAACAGCCGTTTGAGTGAAATGTTTCCGCGTTTATTTGGTGGCGGTGAATGCTATCTGGAAATGACGGGGGATGATTTACTAACAACCGGAGTTGCTATCATGGCACGTCCGCCTGGTAAACGAATTTCGACCATTTACCTGATGTCAGGTGGTGAAAAAGCCTTAACTGCCGTAGCCTTAGTTTTTGCGATTTTCGAGCTGAATCCAGCACCATTTTGTATGTTAGATGAAGTGGATGCACCCTTGGATGAAGCCAACGTCGGGCGATTCTGTGAACTGGTACGGCATATGTCTGAACAGGTACAATTCATCTTTATCACTCACAATAAAACCACCATGGAACTTGCCGAAAATCTTATCGGTGTTACCATGCGTGAATCGGGTGTCTCGCGGCTAGTAACGGTTGACATGGCAGAAGCCATCAAACTGGCAAATAGTTAA
- a CDS encoding DUF6394 family protein, giving the protein MNSEKVVFGFFIVLALTLNFGFFIGDIDNIEHHNVYELFAALVVSLIATVLKFGDRTHLGAIFLATSLVADLQLIMAALIWGYAAHISAAGVDTGAAVAIVSFSGGALLANIISVILLVAETMTVRR; this is encoded by the coding sequence ATGAACTCAGAGAAAGTGGTTTTCGGCTTTTTTATCGTGTTAGCACTAACACTCAACTTTGGTTTTTTTATCGGCGATATTGACAATATTGAGCATCATAATGTGTATGAATTATTCGCTGCTCTGGTTGTTAGTCTAATCGCTACTGTATTGAAGTTTGGTGATCGAACGCACTTGGGCGCTATTTTTCTTGCTACCAGTTTGGTAGCAGACTTACAGTTAATCATGGCGGCACTGATCTGGGGATATGCTGCCCACATCAGTGCCGCAGGGGTGGATACGGGTGCGGCTGTCGCTATCGTCTCATTCTCCGGCGGTGCATTGTTGGCCAATATTATTTCCGTCATTTTGCTGGTGGCTGAAACCATGACGGTGCGGCGCTAA
- a CDS encoding helix-hairpin-helix domain-containing protein, with translation MELEVTAIKYVGPATVKRLAEHGISTVEQLAAMPVEALTVLPGIGEHTAPLIIANAQEVLAAPAITPPNPEVEAEVEIVDVPEAIVEMDVETVETAPESELSKKELKKQAKRAKKLKKAQKVAKKAEKKAAKKAEKKREKQLKAEQKAVEKAEKKAAKQAKKAEKKAAS, from the coding sequence ATGGAACTAGAAGTCACTGCCATTAAATACGTAGGCCCTGCTACCGTCAAACGTTTAGCTGAACACGGCATAAGCACTGTCGAACAACTTGCCGCTATGCCGGTTGAAGCGCTGACAGTATTGCCGGGCATTGGTGAACATACTGCTCCACTCATTATTGCGAATGCTCAAGAAGTTCTTGCCGCTCCAGCAATCACCCCCCCAAACCCTGAAGTTGAAGCAGAGGTGGAAATAGTAGACGTGCCGGAAGCCATTGTAGAGATGGACGTTGAGACAGTAGAAACAGCCCCTGAATCCGAACTGTCTAAGAAAGAACTAAAAAAACAAGCCAAACGTGCTAAAAAGCTTAAAAAAGCGCAGAAGGTAGCAAAAAAAGCTGAAAAGAAAGCCGCAAAGAAAGCGGAGAAAAAACGTGAAAAACAACTCAAGGCTGAGCAAAAAGCCGTAGAAAAAGCTGAAAAGAAAGCCGCGAAACAAGCCAAAAAAGCCGAAAAGAAAGCGGCGTCATAG
- a CDS encoding NAD-binding protein — protein sequence MPDIFYVLLRRLRTPLIVLILMYAISVLGFTLIPGQDATGQTWHMSFFHAMYLVSYTATTIGFGEIPYAFTEAQRLWMMFVVHLTVIGWLYSIGSLLAVLQDPAFRKLRSEYTFQRSVKRLRTPFYLVCGYGDTGGILVKALADEGIKAVVIDKDESRINALELNDYIRRPLGLLGDAAKPAVLEMAGITNNYCVGVIALTDTDQTNLMVALSAYLLNPNLRVLARAESAEVEANIRSFGKNEVINPFETFAGRLALAIHSPGMYTLFTWLTGIPHEPLHEPLFPERGLWLIAGYGRFGKALYRRLQEAGIPTQVIESDPLNTEAPEHTIVGSGTDALTLQAAGLQKAVGIVAGTHDDANNLSILMTARELKRDIFIVARQNQRDNDLVFEKAAFNLLMKRGDVIAHKIFALLRTPLISDFLEAIKIHDDDWANLLVSRVLGITTDEVPYLWEIKLNKARTPALYKSCLMNDVILLDVLRDPRERTRQLPAIPLLLKRQETVFVLPAMDMRLEVSDRLLMCAAYSTSQDLQWATQNENVLHYLLTGQETSGGDLWRRL from the coding sequence GTGCCTGATATTTTCTATGTACTGTTAAGGCGATTACGCACCCCGTTGATTGTACTCATCCTGATGTATGCCATCTCGGTGTTGGGTTTTACCTTGATTCCGGGGCAGGATGCAACGGGGCAAACATGGCATATGTCGTTTTTTCACGCGATGTATTTGGTTAGTTATACGGCCACCACCATTGGTTTTGGGGAAATCCCTTATGCTTTCACCGAAGCACAGCGCTTATGGATGATGTTTGTCGTACACCTAACGGTTATTGGTTGGTTATATAGCATTGGTTCATTACTGGCAGTGTTGCAAGATCCCGCCTTTCGTAAGTTGCGCAGTGAGTATACTTTTCAGCGTAGTGTGAAACGCTTGCGTACCCCGTTTTATCTGGTCTGTGGTTACGGTGATACAGGGGGTATTTTGGTTAAGGCACTGGCTGATGAAGGCATCAAAGCGGTGGTCATCGATAAGGATGAAAGTCGTATCAATGCATTAGAACTCAACGATTATATCCGCCGTCCCCTAGGTTTATTAGGTGATGCAGCTAAACCTGCCGTGTTGGAAATGGCGGGGATTACCAATAACTATTGTGTTGGTGTGATTGCATTGACCGATACTGATCAGACTAATCTGATGGTGGCATTGAGCGCGTATTTGCTCAACCCTAATTTGCGGGTGTTAGCGCGTGCTGAATCGGCTGAAGTGGAAGCCAATATCCGTTCCTTTGGCAAAAACGAGGTCATTAACCCGTTTGAAACGTTTGCAGGACGTTTAGCACTCGCCATTCATTCCCCTGGCATGTACACGCTGTTTACATGGCTGACTGGAATACCTCACGAACCTTTGCATGAACCGCTGTTTCCTGAGCGTGGTTTATGGCTGATTGCAGGGTACGGACGTTTTGGCAAAGCTCTCTATCGTCGTTTGCAAGAGGCGGGTATTCCTACACAAGTGATCGAATCTGACCCCCTCAATACAGAGGCACCTGAACATACCATTGTGGGGTCAGGTACTGATGCACTTACCTTGCAAGCGGCTGGTTTACAGAAAGCCGTTGGTATTGTTGCCGGTACACATGATGATGCCAATAATTTGTCTATCCTCATGACGGCACGCGAGTTAAAACGCGATATTTTCATCGTTGCACGGCAAAATCAGCGTGATAATGATCTTGTTTTTGAAAAAGCGGCGTTTAATTTGCTGATGAAGCGGGGAGACGTGATTGCGCACAAGATTTTTGCACTCTTGCGCACGCCTCTCATCAGTGATTTTCTGGAAGCAATCAAGATTCACGATGATGATTGGGCTAATCTGTTGGTCAGTCGAGTTCTGGGTATCACAACCGATGAAGTACCGTATTTGTGGGAAATCAAGCTCAACAAAGCTCGCACTCCTGCGCTGTATAAAAGCTGTTTGATGAATGACGTCATCTTGCTGGATGTGCTGCGTGACCCACGTGAGCGTACCCGGCAGTTACCTGCGATTCCCTTGCTGCTCAAGCGTCAGGAAACGGTATTTGTATTGCCCGCAATGGATATGCGCTTAGAAGTGAGTGATCGTTTATTGATGTGTGCTGCTTATTCAACGAGTCAAGACTTGCAATGGGCTACACAAAACGAAAATGTTTTACATTATTTGCTGACTGGGCAAGAAACCTCTGGCGGTGATTTATGGCGTCGATTATGA
- a CDS encoding sialate O-acetylesterase: MRFFRMPLLALVLLAQTPTVWAKDRLILLAGQSNMMGRGKVSELPATYKTTPANVKYFYQGREHPLAKFAWFGPEVSFAHEVARAFPNDTIILVKQAASGSLIQQWQPGQALYKGLLRQVGFATPKDTTLQADAILWMQGESDAQESLGVAQQYGKRLATLVTQLRTDLVSPNSLFIYGQINLEHEQHAKSIASVRNQQQAAQRSLAHALMVSTDGLGKQDDGIHYNAQGQMELGKRFAKAYIQQMK; the protein is encoded by the coding sequence ATGCGATTCTTCCGGATGCCCTTGCTGGCACTCGTGCTGTTGGCACAGACTCCTACGGTATGGGCAAAAGATCGGCTGATTTTACTCGCCGGACAATCCAACATGATGGGACGTGGCAAAGTCAGCGAACTCCCCGCCACTTACAAAACCACCCCCGCCAATGTGAAATATTTCTACCAAGGGCGCGAACACCCGCTGGCAAAATTCGCGTGGTTTGGCCCCGAAGTCAGCTTTGCGCACGAAGTTGCCCGCGCTTTTCCCAACGACACGATTATTCTCGTCAAGCAAGCTGCGTCGGGCAGTCTGATCCAGCAATGGCAACCGGGGCAGGCGCTTTACAAAGGCTTGCTGCGCCAAGTTGGTTTTGCCACTCCCAAAGACACGACCTTGCAAGCAGACGCAATTCTGTGGATGCAGGGTGAAAGTGATGCGCAAGAATCTCTCGGTGTTGCCCAACAATATGGCAAACGCTTGGCAACACTGGTGACACAATTGCGCACGGATTTGGTTTCTCCCAACAGTTTGTTCATTTACGGGCAAATTAATCTGGAACACGAGCAACATGCCAAATCCATCGCATCAGTACGCAATCAGCAACAAGCCGCGCAACGTTCGCTAGCCCACGCTCTGATGGTTTCTACCGACGGGCTGGGCAAGCAGGATGACGGCATCCACTACAACGCACAAGGACAAATGGAATTAGGCAAACGCTTCGCAAAAGCCTACATTCAACAGATGAAGTAG
- a CDS encoding fumarate hydratase encodes MTIIKQDDVIASVADALQFISYYHPIDFIEAMHKAWEREESPAAKDSIAQILVNSRMCAEGHRPICQDTGIVTVFVKVGMNVQWEGEMSLSDMINEGVRRAYLNPDNVLRASILADPAGARKNTKDNTPAVIHYEIVPGDTVSFDVAAKGGGSENKSKMVMLNPSDSIVDWVLKTVPEMGAGWCPPGMLGIGIGGTAEKAAVLAKEVLMEPIDIQELQARGAQNRVEELRLELYEKVNQLGIGAQGLGGLTTVLDVKIKDYPTHAASLPVCMIPNCAATRHTHFVLDGSGAALQTPPDLSNWPQISLASGAQATRVNLDTIPPEQVRNLKPGETVLLSGKMLTGRDAAHKRMIDMLNKGEQLPVDLKGRFIYYVGPVDPVRDEVVGPAGPTTSTRMDKFTRQILQQTGLLGMIGKSERGPIAIDAIKEFGAVYLMAVGGAAYLVSKAITGAKVLAFPELGMEAIYEFEVKDMPVTVAVDSNGESVHTTGPAQWKKIIDARLAH; translated from the coding sequence ATGACCATTATTAAGCAAGACGACGTAATCGCCAGTGTGGCGGATGCGTTGCAATTCATTTCGTATTACCACCCCATCGACTTCATCGAAGCGATGCACAAGGCGTGGGAACGTGAAGAATCACCAGCGGCGAAGGATTCTATTGCGCAAATCCTCGTCAATTCGCGCATGTGTGCCGAAGGCCACCGCCCGATTTGCCAAGATACCGGCATCGTCACCGTATTCGTCAAAGTTGGTATGAACGTGCAGTGGGAAGGTGAGATGAGCCTCTCCGACATGATCAACGAAGGCGTGCGCCGTGCGTACTTGAACCCTGATAACGTATTGCGTGCCTCCATCCTCGCCGACCCTGCGGGTGCGCGGAAAAACACCAAAGATAATACGCCAGCGGTGATTCATTACGAAATCGTCCCCGGTGACACCGTGTCGTTTGACGTGGCAGCCAAAGGCGGCGGTTCTGAAAACAAATCTAAAATGGTTATGCTTAACCCCTCTGACAGCATTGTGGATTGGGTGTTGAAAACCGTGCCAGAAATGGGAGCAGGGTGGTGTCCGCCGGGAATGCTCGGCATTGGCATTGGCGGCACGGCTGAAAAAGCCGCTGTATTGGCAAAAGAAGTGCTGATGGAACCCATTGACATTCAGGAACTGCAAGCCCGTGGTGCACAAAACCGCGTCGAAGAATTGCGTCTGGAACTCTACGAAAAGGTCAATCAACTCGGTATTGGCGCACAAGGTTTGGGCGGCTTGACCACCGTGCTGGATGTCAAAATCAAAGACTACCCGACGCACGCTGCATCTTTGCCCGTGTGCATGATCCCCAACTGTGCAGCGACGCGCCACACCCATTTCGTGCTGGACGGTTCGGGCGCAGCTTTGCAAACCCCTCCTGATCTTTCCAATTGGCCGCAAATCTCGTTGGCAAGCGGCGCACAAGCCACCCGCGTCAACCTCGACACCATCCCCCCCGAACAAGTGCGTAACCTGAAACCGGGCGAAACCGTCTTGCTGTCGGGCAAAATGCTCACGGGGCGTGACGCGGCACACAAGCGCATGATCGACATGCTCAACAAAGGCGAACAACTGCCGGTCGATCTGAAAGGGCGCTTCATTTACTATGTTGGCCCGGTTGATCCAGTACGTGATGAAGTGGTTGGCCCTGCTGGTCCCACCACGTCTACCCGTATGGATAAATTTACCCGCCAAATCCTGCAACAAACGGGTTTGCTGGGCATGATCGGCAAATCCGAACGCGGGCCAATTGCGATTGACGCGATCAAGGAATTCGGCGCGGTTTACCTGATGGCAGTCGGTGGGGCGGCGTATTTGGTATCCAAAGCGATTACGGGCGCAAAAGTGCTGGCGTTCCCCGAACTGGGCATGGAAGCCATTTATGAGTTCGAGGTCAAGGATATGCCAGTCACCGTTGCTGTCGATAGCAATGGTGAGTCGGTGCATACCACCGGCCCTGCACAATGGAAAAAGATTATTGATGCACGTTTAGCACACTAA
- the tsaD gene encoding tRNA (adenosine(37)-N6)-threonylcarbamoyltransferase complex transferase subunit TsaD, whose protein sequence is MRVLGIESSCDETGVALYDTDKGLLAHRLFSQIAMHAEYGGVVPELASRDHIRRVLPLLREALVDAGMTMTDIDGIAYTAGPGLIGALLTGASIARSMAWGLNVPAVGVHHMEGHLLAPMLEENPPELPFVALLVSGGHTMLVDVPRIGEYHILGESVDDAAGEAFDKTAKLMGLDYPGGPLLAKLAEQGREGIYKFPRPMVDRPGCDFSFSGLKTFSLTTWQKSGQTEQDKADIARAFEEAVVDTLFIKCRRALEQAGRKRLVVAGGVGANRRLRTRLAELQAEVYFPRLAFCTDNGAMIAYAGALRLQAGASEAAVIQAKPRWPLTELAAL, encoded by the coding sequence ATGCGCGTACTTGGAATTGAAAGCTCTTGTGATGAAACCGGCGTGGCATTGTATGACACCGACAAAGGCTTGTTGGCGCATCGCTTGTTCAGCCAGATTGCGATGCACGCTGAATACGGCGGTGTCGTGCCGGAATTGGCCTCGCGGGATCATATTCGTCGCGTGTTGCCGTTACTGCGCGAGGCGTTGGTGGATGCGGGCATGACGATGACGGATATTGATGGCATTGCCTACACCGCAGGGCCGGGGCTGATCGGGGCATTGCTGACCGGGGCTTCGATTGCACGGTCGATGGCGTGGGGCTTGAATGTTCCTGCCGTGGGGGTGCATCACATGGAGGGGCATTTGCTTGCGCCAATGTTGGAAGAAAATCCGCCGGAATTGCCGTTTGTGGCGTTGCTGGTGTCGGGTGGGCATACCATGTTGGTGGATGTGCCGCGCATTGGCGAATACCACATTCTGGGCGAAAGCGTGGATGATGCGGCGGGTGAGGCGTTTGACAAGACGGCTAAACTGATGGGATTGGATTATCCGGGGGGGCCGTTGCTGGCGAAGCTGGCGGAACAGGGGCGTGAGGGGATTTACAAATTTCCACGCCCGATGGTGGATCGACCGGGGTGTGATTTCAGTTTCAGCGGCTTGAAGACGTTTTCACTGACCACCTGGCAAAAGTCTGGGCAAACAGAACAGGATAAAGCGGATATTGCGCGGGCGTTTGAAGAAGCCGTGGTAGATACCCTGTTCATCAAGTGCCGTCGAGCCTTGGAACAAGCTGGGCGCAAGCGGCTGGTGGTGGCGGGTGGCGTGGGCGCAAATCGACGTTTACGGACGCGACTGGCAGAGTTGCAGGCAGAAGTGTATTTCCCGCGATTGGCGTTTTGCACCGATAATGGGGCAATGATTGCGTATGCGGGTGCGTTGCGCTTGCAGGCGGGCGCGAGTGAAGCGGCGGTGATTCAAGCTAAGCCGCGTTGGCCGCTAACCGAGTTAGCGGCACTGTAG
- a CDS encoding cell division protein ZipA C-terminal FtsZ-binding domain-containing protein — MELVSLIIMVLGLAALVGIYVISRISRRHSPTKRDENIPMLRDADGNELSSVADDVPARDGKRPAANARDMSDVMMSSVSGTYKETQAVPTTVNAVMLPPQLVLFIAADIESGFGGEEVLKALDDAGLTLGEMDIFHRFILTEQGETSLFSVANGVKPWTLIPEELVTQTTPGLSMILNLPSPIDDNEAINDFLRTAERLTDRLNGVLKDHNQQPITSETRSDLLALAA; from the coding sequence ATGGAACTGGTTAGTCTGATTATCATGGTATTGGGTCTGGCGGCATTAGTGGGTATTTACGTGATTAGTCGCATATCCCGTCGCCACTCACCCACTAAGCGGGATGAAAATATTCCGATGCTACGTGATGCTGATGGTAACGAACTTTCCAGTGTCGCTGATGACGTTCCTGCGCGGGATGGTAAGCGTCCAGCAGCGAATGCACGTGATATGTCTGATGTAATGATGTCAAGTGTGTCTGGAACCTATAAAGAAACACAAGCTGTGCCCACCACTGTCAATGCCGTGATGCTTCCGCCTCAACTGGTATTGTTCATTGCTGCGGATATTGAATCAGGGTTTGGGGGTGAAGAAGTCTTAAAGGCTTTAGATGATGCCGGGCTAACCTTGGGCGAAATGGACATTTTCCATCGGTTTATTCTAACGGAGCAAGGTGAAACCAGTTTGTTCAGCGTCGCTAATGGCGTTAAACCATGGACATTAATACCAGAAGAACTCGTGACACAAACCACCCCCGGCCTGTCGATGATCCTCAATTTGCCTAGCCCTATTGACGATAACGAAGCAATTAATGATTTCTTGCGGACAGCAGAACGTCTCACCGATAGGTTAAATGGTGTCTTGAAAGATCACAATCAACAACCTATCACCTCAGAAACACGCTCTGATCTCTTAGCTTTAGCGGCATAA